The DNA sequence TCAATATTTTGgagctagtctttttttttccctcttcccctgacAATGGCAATCTAGAACATAAAAGCTCAAAAAGATATAACTGGCCAGTTAAAAAAGTAGCAAACGTCAGCTGTTGAAAAGGAGTCCCTAGCTGATTTGATAAAGCCACTCTTGGCTTACAGCTGGTTGTTACAATTTATTGCCAATTTCCCTGACAGATCTTCCAGGTTGTCATTTATTTTCCAGCtcttgtatatgtgtgttttgtttgggttttatttctatccttttctttcttttctcttctcttcttttctttttcaccatCATTCCTAGAAGATACTTTCCTAAATAGATAATATGTACAAGCCCATAGAATATTTTTGCCCAaggtggaaaaaaaatcccaaaacttTACATTCTTTTACCCAATCCAGATAGAAAATTACTtgtatttataaaacatttttatgatAATTATGCTTACTGGTAAGTCTGAAACTGAGCATTCAGTACCTGATGTTATTTGGATTTGATAGTTCAGAGATTTGAACATTATTATTAATGTGAACATCCCTATTAAAGTGGGTGAATAAAACCTTTGCAAGGAATAGTTACCAGACAAAAGCTCCAGGAATAAAATATTGTGTGTTAATATTTGGGGCGGGGTGTGGAATTATCCTACAGAGGCATCGTAGAGTTGGGTTCAGCATGCTTATTAAACACTAGTAAACAGGCCACAAACATGCACAGCAATTTAAACAAAGGCTCCTAGTTCTGCATGTAGAGACTTCATTTTTGGATTTAAATCCCACCCACTGAACCTGGAACCCCAATTCTCTGCAGACACCAGGCAGATCCAGCCATCTCCACCATGGTCCTACGATCAGTCCTACCAGTACCTGGGATCCATCGCCCCTCCTTCCGTGCACCCAGCAACGCCCATCTCACCTGGACGTGCCAGCGGCATGACGAGCCTCTCTGCAGAACTTTCCAGTCGACTCTCATGTAAGCCTCTTGAAAATGCATTTGCAATCCAGCTAGAGAGGAAGGTAGTGGAGActagaggaggaggacagagggggTGAGCAGCACATAAGTCACCGAATAGGATATGGGTTGGAGGCAGATGACTGTCCCAGGCTCAAGCACTGGGTTTTATtcgtttggttggttggtttggcaTGGTGCTTAAAAATTAGATTGTGGTGGTAGCCCTGGGACtggcgaaggaaggaaggaaggaaggaaggaaggaaggaaggaaggaagggaaggaaggaaggaaggaaggaaggagagagagagagagagagagaaagaaagaaagaaagaaagaaagaaagaaagaaagaaagaaagaaagaaagaaagaaagaagaaagtaaaaagaaaaaaagttagattGTGAAAGTGGAGGAAGATTTTCTTGAGGAAGTCAATTCCTCAGAAACTCGGAGAATGCTTATGTCTTCCAGGAAGGGGTAGCAGCTAAAGGGATAATAATCTGAAAGTTCAAAGTAGCAAAAGGTGATTATTTTGCACCTTCAGTAAAGAAGTCATTCCtgcccagtgctggtagctcacacctgtaatcctagctactcaggaggctgagatctggaaatcacggtctgaagccagcccaggcagaaaactctgtgagacttttatctcctactaaccagttaaaaagccagaagtggagttgaggctcaagtggtacagtactgttccttgagcaaaaaactaagggataatgtccagacactgagtccaagccccagtattggtatgTACAAGTGTGAGTGCacacagaatgaaagaaagagaaagaaggaacgaaggaaggaaggaaggaaggaaaggaaggaaggaaggaaggaaggaaggaaggaaggaaggaaggaaggaaggaaggggacaaGAAGTCATTCCACATGATTTCTAGACTGGCTGGTCTTGTCCCCATGGTAGTGATAAAGTCACAGACCTGCAAGCAGCACATGGAGTCTTTGTAGAATAGGAAGCAGCCATTCCCCAAATGAGACATTCCCAACTAGAGCTGTTCAGGCTGAAGGGAGGACAGAGAGCTCAGGTGTCATGGTTAGTATAATTGTTGTTAATATGAGCTCATTAAATATTAGTCATTTAACCTGCTAGCCCTTTGGGCTTGGCAGTCACCTTTGCTCGTGGGCAGGGAAATTGGAGTTACAGAGAAAAATTCCTTtgttgaaggcaaaagaagcaactTAGCGTTTGGGGCTTTGAAATTGGAGCCGAACCAAACAGTGAAAATCCTTCAGAGAACTTCAGCATTATGAAGCCTACAAACACACTTGCGTgtgtgcagggggaggggaggggctgagctCTTCAGTCCTAGGGATCAGATTATAGCAGATTAGGGGAGCAGGCAAAGGGGCAAAAGAGTCATGTCTGCCAGTTGACATCTTGTGCAATGCGGTGTTTGCAGACAGTCGTGATCAGGTGAGGATTCACCAGGTGCCTCAGCTTCTCCGCGTTTCACAGAATGACTTCGCAGCTGACACTCGGCAATACCACAGTAGAGCTGACACTTGGGCCAAGCAACTCGTGCTTGTGGGAGGGCTGTCCTGTGCACGGGCGCATATTTAGCAGCAACTCTGGCCTCCAGATGCCAGGAGCATCACCCCCACATAAGACTGGCCAGCAGAAATGTTCCTAGTTGTTGGTAATTGTCCACAGGGGAGGGAGCAAACTGCCCTCCCCCAGTTGAGAAGCACTGGTGCTATGGTGAATTAGGAAAGCGCCAACTTAGGTGCTCCATTTTCACACTGTTGGCCATTGGTGCCACCATCTTCGTAACACCTGTTGGTTTAAGGAGTGGGGAGAGACCCACAGGAGTTGTGGCATGTGTTAAACTTGCTATTTCTAAAGCCTATCCCTTGGAGACAGAGGTTGGTCCAAAGGCACTTGTCAGCTTTTCCCGATGGTTCTAGTACTGCACAGTGGCACTGCACAGCCCGCTGGCCTACGGGCTACATCTGAAACAATTACTGTTTTCCTTGGAAATGTCCCTGCCTTGGGACTGTCCCTTGCAATTGATGACATAAACCTTCTGACTTAGTCTCCACCCAAGATGAGTGTCCAAGGGCTCTCGGGGCCAGCCCCTCAGATGTAACGGTGGCATATTGTTAAAAAGATATAAATAACATGTGTACTTCAGAATCCCaaatcacagctctgcttctccaGAGCAGCCTTTAATTACCCAAGGAGTAAGAAGGATGCTTTCCAGAAAGGGAAATGTGACGCAGTCCCGTGTGGGCACCCGGGAACGATCCTCTGTTGTCTTGGGAGGGAGGACCAAAGGATTCCAGACGAGTTTTCACCAGTGGCAGAGAACAGCATGGAAGACTGTTCTTTAGCTTGGCAGGATTCCCTCTGAGAAATCAAGCCTGGAGCACAGGCCCGAAAAGTATTGTCATAAACCTGGGGGCAGGGCGGGACTGGGACACATAAAAGAAAGTGTGGGCCTGGGCCGACAGCTTTGAGAATTTGACACTCCTGTGTGGCTGCTTCACATTTTAATCCCCACCCCAAAGCTCTGTGCACTGGCCCTCAACCTACCCCCAACCCCACCTGGGCTTCCTTCTGTCCTGGGGACTTGGGCTCTGgttctgagctctgtctctgtgtctctctctgtctgtctgtctctctttctctctctctctctgtcctttgcAGACAGACTCCACACCTTGTCTGAAAAGAGTTGTCATCTGGAggtttacttttcttcttctttttttctttttgtaaaaaaaaaaaaaataataataataataatgtttagcTGCCAACCTGGGCGACAGACAGCTTGCATTAATCTGAGTCATGCAAGAGATCCTTTTAAGGCAGCCATTATGTGCTCAGGTTGGCTAATCCTGTGGGGGCAGTGGGAGGGGCCCCAGAGTAGAGCTGCTTTCATCCATGTAAAGCTACAGAGCAAAGAGCTGTCCTAGCAAATATTTAGCACCATCGACGAAGAAACATTTCCAAGTAAAATAACTGAACCTCCTAATCCCCAGATTTCCTACTCTTAGAAAAAAGCTCCCTGTGACTATCAAGGGTCCCTACTTCCACTCACACTGCTATCAAATTGAATAAAAGGACACCAGGCCAGCCAAAAGGATACATGAGCTGTAGCTACCTGGGTAAATTCTGCATGACTTGTGAGTCTTAATTAGGGATATCAGACCaaacttaaaaatgaaaaccaagccaggtgccagtgactcacacacctgtaatcctagctgctcaggaagctgagatctgaggatcatggttcaaagccagttgagacggctggggatatggcctagtggcgagagagcttgcctcgtatacatgaggccctgggttcgattccccagcaccacatatacagaaaatggccagaagtggcgctgtggctcaaatggcagagtgctagccttgagcaaaaagaagccagggacagtgatcaggccctgagtccaagccccaggactggccaaaaaaaaagccagttgagacgggaaagtctatgaaactcttcatctccaattaactaccaagaaattttaataaaccagaagtggaggaagtgaagctatggtagagtgctagcagaaggagttcagggacagcaaggaggaggagggggagggagggagggggaggaggccaaTCTGAACAGAGCACTTGAATTTGAATCTGAGCATACGTAGTGGGCCTAAGTTGTTTTATCACCAAAATATATGCGTGtgtaaagacagagaaagagagagagatacaaaagagagaggaaaaatttGACCGAATGGATGATGTTTTATAAAATGACACTGCTACTATGTAGGCAGAAGAAGAATCACGGGCAATATTTCAGATCTTTCAAATATTCTTCCCACAAGTGAAAGAACTATTTTCTCCCAACAGCTGAGTCTGTAACATTATTCCAGGACTTATGCCCATGACAAATTGCAGACTCACTCAGGATTCCAGTAACTTGGTACCATCACCACATTACCATGGAGTGGTTGGAACAGATTGGCAGAGCATGTCCAGACACTGCTGTGAAACAGGGTGacctttcattcatttttccagTGAATTCACCTTTTTGTCTCAGGGCAAATGAAGCAAGAAGAATAATGGGCAGAGTCATTTATTTGTGTCCAGAGCATTGCATGAGATGATAACAAATTGATTTTATTTGCCTAATGCTTTTCCTTCTACCTCGGCTTCTCCCTAGACTATATATATAACTGGAAAAATGGAGTAAAGCTTCCTGTTAACTCTCAAGCATGTCACAGCTCTCTGTGCAAGCAAAACAAGTGACACAGAGCTTGCTCACAGATGGCTCCAGCTAGGGGGCAGGGATGAACCCTGCGGAATGAGGTGTGGTCTGGCTGGAGAATAAGCTAGTTAGTGGCCAAGGAAGGGCAGCCCTAAAATCACTGTCAGTTTACAACATTTTCCCTGCCCACATGTCTGCCTCGCTTTGAAAAGATTAACAGGAGTGTTTGTTTGAAAGTCAGACTCCTGGTTTCCTCATTAATGGAGGGATTTGCTGCAGAACTCCACTGTCTCTATAAACTTTAATtacctctctgatgaggaatcTATCTCCACATCACATTCCCCCTAAATGTACACAGtccacttttgaaaaataaaagatcatTACATGGagggagaaatgaaaggaaggaactgagagagagagagagagacagagatagagacagacagaggcagagacagacagagacagaaacagagagaggtagaaaggtggagaaggagagagggaggaaggaaggaaggagaaagagagaaggaggaagagaaagacagagagagaaacacccATCGAACTAGCTCTCCCTGCTGGAATAATATGCTTGAAATATGAGGAAGTTGATCAACAGCCGATGCCTTCCAAAAACAGATTAATCTACCCTGGTAGCTTTCCTTTCAGAGCAGGCGCCCTCAAGTATCTTTTACTAGTCTGAATCCAAAGGGATGCAGACCATGTACCATCAgaacttaaatttaatttgtatgCTGTGTTGAAAGCTTAAAGTTTTAAACATTGAATTCTAACTTTcgttttgttgctgttcttgagTTGGTAGATGTAACAATCATTGTGCTGGCCTGCTCATTTAATCATTAATTCTGAAGGACAGAAACTACCCTCAGGATACTGTCCTACACATACAGTAAAAGATCTCAGCCAGGGCTATCAATCCCTCATTCCTACCCTCATGTTATTTGGCAATGACTGAGCACATTTGGGTGTTACCCTAGGAGATGAAATCTGCCAAACATCCTACAATGTACAAGACAACCATCAACCACCCCTACAAATAACCTGGCTAAAAATGGCAGTAATAATGTCACTTCTGAGAAACTGACCTATTCAGAAACTCTTCCTGACATTCATAGCCTTTAATAATTCCCAAGGGTAGCATGTAGGTAGACAAAATGCAGAGGGACATCGTGAACCACAGGACAGCCAAAGTCAGTTTGTAGAACTGTGAATTCTAAAAAGTTTATAGATGTGCAAAAGCTGGACATGTGCAAAAAGTGGAGAAGATAAATCATGGCCCTATATACATTTGTGTTGACAAACCAATAAAGCACAAATTATAGAATGCCAGGTGAACTCAGGGCCGTACTGTTTCTAAAAATGTGGAATTAATGTGAAGGTAGATGTGGAGGCAGGTGAGTGATAATGATATCCAGCATGTCATTTGGCATGTTGAGTAACAGGAAACCACCCAACTCTCAACTGCTCAAAGCCTGAAAGAAATGAACCATTTCTATGATTCAACCTAAATATTATACATAACATATCCTTTTATGTAGTACATGTAATATGTTCCAGTAGTAATATATCAAAGCATACACCATCTTGCCCTAAGTTGTTGTGTACTGTTTTATTAATGTTAATATAATAACATTGATAATTAACATGACTATGCAACCAACTGATCATTTATTGACACTGTTAATTACCAATATATCAATCCATCTTAATATGTTCATTCATATCAATAAAAGgcaggcactttttttttcagtatcagTGTCAGGCAAAAGACTATTTTAGACTTTGTGGACCCTCCAGTCTCTTTAATAATCACTCCAATGCCACCAGGGGCAATATTTAAAGGAAAGAGTGAGGCTTTATTCCTATTTATGGataacaaatttttattttttccgtaTTTTTCATATATCACTAGATATTATTTGGGGGATTTAAAAAAACAGTAACACTCTTCTGTGCCATACAAAACAATTGGCCCCAGTTATATTCGGCTGAGGGGGCTGTGGTTTTGCCAACCTGGGATtataacagtattttatttttaatcaatatGATGCCTATGGCATCATGTCTGTAGTGTGGAAATACCAACGCAATACACATTTGTTATACGATCGCATATCATCTCACACGTCCCACGCCATTTTACCTGAGACCCTGGGTTATGTCCGGCCGTGATTAAGCACTTCTCTTACTGTCTCCCCCCCGCCGGGGGTGTACAGCATTCTGGGTTAGTACTCCAGTTTCCGGTGCTTAGCAATTCCAGGTCATCCCCCACTTCCGCCGCGTGCCATTCTGGTAGTTCTCTACTTCTGGTGCGTGCCATTCAAGTTAGTTCTCCACATCCGGGTGCATGGCATCCTGGGTCGTGCTCTGCTTCCGAGTTCCTTGCATTCTGGGTAGGAACCCCCCACTTCCGGTGCGTGGCATTCTGGGAGTCCCTCCGCTCTTCCGAGTGCATAGCCTTCTGGGTAGTAAGCCCCCACTTCCGGTGCGAGCCATTCAGGTTAGTTCTCCACGTCCGGGTGCATGGCATCCTGGGTCATGCTCTGCTTCCGGGTTCGTTGCATTCTGGGTAGGAACCCCCCACTTCCGGTGCGTGGCATTCTGGGAGTCCCTCCGCTCTTCCGAGTGCATAGCCTTCTGGGTAGGGCTCAGCTCTACCGCGCAGGCGTGTTTCGGTGCCCATGCTCCTCACCAATCCCACCCCACCGGTACCTTCTGCCCCAAGTCACGCGAGACTTTCTCTCCCGCCCGCAGCCGCCGCGCCGGATCTGACGGCCTTCGGAGACCCCCGCCAGTTCCCCGCGCTGCCCTCCATCTCGGACCCGCGCATGCACTACCCGGGGGCCTTCACCTACTCGCCGACGCCGGTCACGTCGGGCATCGGCATCGGCATGTCGGCCATGAGCTCGGCGTCGCGCTACCACACGTACCTGCCGCCGCCCTACCCCGGGTCCTCGCAGGCGCAGGGCGGCCCGTTCCCCGCGGGCTCGCCGCCCTACCACCTCTACTATGGCGCCTCGGCCGGCTCCTACCAGTTCTCGGTGGTCGGGGGCGGCGAGCGCTCGCCGCCGCGCATCCTGCCGCCCTGCACCAACGCCTCCACCGGGGCCGCGCTGCTCAACCCCAGCCTCCCGAACCAGAGCGACGTGGTGGAAGCCGAGGGCAGCCACAGCAACTCGCCCACCAACatggcgcccgccgcccgcctggAGGAGGCCGTGTGGCGCCCCTACTGAGGCCCGGCCCGGacgtggaggggtggggtggggggggatcatGGCCGCCTTGGTGTCCTCGCCGCCCTCCTTGGGTATCATCCGGAGACCCCCgacccggggtggggtggggtggggttgggagtgcCTGCCGTCCAGGCCCCAGGCCGACCTCGGCCTCCTGCACTTAGGAAGCCCACGCAGTTGGCTCTCACCatcggctccccccaccccccaccccacctccgggCAGATCTGGACGACCTGACCCGATTTGCAGGGGTGTGGGccggtggggggggaagggggggtcccCGGTGAGGCTGGGGCAGCAAGACTGCcggaggggttggggggggggggggaaactgtgAAGGCTTCTGCGTTAGCAATGCTGTGAATAAAAGagaggttggttttttgtttttgttttttttttataaccctTGACTTCACTTTTTAACCAAGTTGTCTATTCCGGAGAGTGGAAATTtgatgggggaaggggggaggggggaggagggggccacAGCTCATCCTGTTTGGCATTGATTTCTTCCTCTGATTTTCTTTACTTCCCCtccaaccccccctccccgcaccttATATAAAttgcaaaagaagaaaatgcttaTTTACATCGCGGTGGTTCTTATTTTTATATCGGTATAAGACGTCTGAGCGTCTTTCTTGCTTTGACACTTAATAGGATTCCCATTTCTTATACGGtttatttaacttttcttttggaCTTTTGCgtaggggtttttttgtttgtttgttttttgagagagACAGTTACAGCTTTGGGTCATTTTAACTACTGTATTCCCACAAGGAATCCCTAGATATTTATGTATCTTGATATTCAGACATTTACTTGTATGTTGatactttttttaattatttaattgtacTTATATTAAGAAGAGAAATATCAAGtactacatttttgttttttaatagtagCCAAAGTTAAATGTATTGAAAAaggctgaggggaaaaaaaataagggtgGGTAATAAATACGATGGCTTGGTTATCCAGAAATATTGTTTACATTAAACTCCTTTTCATGTTAATCAAACAAGCTGGTAGCTAATGCAGCAATGTTTTGAATAGGATTTCTGACCCTGAGGGTCACTCCAAGGATTAGAAGTGTGGAGTTCTGCTAGACTCAGCCAAAGGGCTCAACTGGCCTCAGAGAGGGTAAAATCTGGTCCCAGAGGATTCAAGGGGTGCCAGTCATTACACCTCCAGAGAAGATTTAATTTCTGCCTAGGGTAAGCTCACTCAGTGACCTTCTGATCATTTCAGACATGCTTAGTAACAGAACACATCCAAAGTAAGCCCTGTGGAGAAGCAGTATTTACATAGGAACCAAGTGAATGAATTTAGGAATTCCTGAACTGCTTGATTCTGGGCTAGCAATGAGATATCTCTCTCTGATACAGTACCATTTCACTGAATCCTAACGAAAGTTGTGGCTGTTTCACAAAGAGCCAAGACAAGGGATAATAAGACCAAGTGCCTTTGAGGGACAAAGGTCTCCAGTGAGAAGGCCCAAAAGCAGGCCCAAAGGAACTACTTAGGGTACTACTTAGGGAACTACTTAGGCCTACTTAGGATAATCACATGGCAGAATATCCCACCAGTAAAAGACTTCCCTCCCAGCTGTTCCCCAACATCTTTGTGTTGCTTCCACCAGGTTAAAGACCCCAACCCATGGTAGAGGTTATGTGCACTTTTATCTGTGCCCCAGCATGACAGGAAAGATTCGTGTAACTGCTGCCCATAGCTAGAATTCAGTAGtatctgatgtcactgtaaaatTTGTGGCACTATTTTTATTGGAGGACTTGTCAGAATGCAGGTGTTGTACAACTGGTAAATATTAACTGCTGATTTTGACATGTGTGCTCAAAATGATCTGGTTTAATGTACCTCTTAAATTAGTTGAAATGATTTCAGGTCAACTCTGAAGAGTGTTTGAAAGCAGGACTTCAGAACagtgtttgatttttattttataaatttaagcATTCAAATTAGATCTTTGGCTGCAGGCAGCAAAACAGCTGGACTTATTTAAAACAACTTGTTTttgagtttatatatatatatgtatgtatgattattTGTTTTACACAGATGCAGTAGCACTTTGGTAAGAGTTAAAGAATAAAGCAGTGTGTGGTGTCAGGTCATTCTTAATTATAGAAGAGCTTTAGCAGACCGTGGAGAAACTCTGAATAATATTCCTTTTGTTTTAGATATTACTCCCTTTACAACTCATTTCGCATTACATTACAAGTCATTTCACATT is a window from the Perognathus longimembris pacificus isolate PPM17 chromosome 5, ASM2315922v1, whole genome shotgun sequence genome containing:
- the Runx1 gene encoding runt-related transcription factor 1 isoform X3, whose amino-acid sequence is MASDSIFESFPSYAPCFMRDASTSRRFTPPSTALSPGKMSEPLPLGAPEAGAALAGKLRSGDRTMVEVLADHPGELVRTDSPNFLCSVLPTHWRCNKTLPIAFKVVALGDVPDGTLVTVMAGNDENYSAELRNATAAMKNQVARFNDLRFVGRSGRGKSFTLTITVFTNPPQVATYHRAIKITVDGPREPRNTRQIQPSPPWSYDQSYQYLGSIAPPSVHPATPISPGRASGMTSLSAELSSRLSSAAPDLTAFGDPRQFPALPSISDPRMHYPGAFTYSPTPVTSGIGIGMSAMSSASRYHTYLPPPYPGSSQAQGGPFPAGSPPYHLYYGASAGSYQFSVVGGGERSPPRILPPCTNASTGAALLNPSLPNQSDVVEAEGSHSNSPTNMAPAARLEEAVWRPY